One region of Solea senegalensis isolate Sse05_10M linkage group LG14, IFAPA_SoseM_1, whole genome shotgun sequence genomic DNA includes:
- the LOC122780807 gene encoding afadin- and alpha-actinin-binding protein-like isoform X1, which yields MPESSLVKDIHGTSAECRTSPLREFYQSSLQLHRSSNMFSCFCTEHNVQECASHISQELLSLGLTPVWTELSCRSELNVTAVINCMYDLIQLHRRSIRTLENLEVEHHKLSSNVAFLQLTSTRQTEQLEVCKRENAGLVEKERQLQLKVKSLQNAVRNEKEEVHKLQSIIASRASQYNHEMKKKEKEFNKLKEHLHQLLVGKKEKKQAIDVLNNIGRADGKRSLWKTEKTEAKHEGEMYRTLLSDYDARQRELEVENAEMRKVLQQMKKDMMSVLSSTKLTVTNDKQADDGVQADSGEEEEVLDSSKESVELHCVHAREKLTNSIRLQWRRLKNHVERLDSQASLAQVDESKTLAVPRETHEEEMNRLKLEIQQCKDFIQTQQQLLQQQLSSPCDEETGSLLSDRYMSQETERLREEWRTLEEQRKIFERERRNFTEAAIRLSHERKAFEEDRATWLKHQFLNSSPFADSKKPQMSKSKSAFLISAETEASGTMDPEELVKCPSDTTSPAHGCFPLTSPSTAITSRTVPYPRKKLEQTEDKDY from the exons ATGCCAGAGTCCTCGCTGG TCAAGGACATTCACGGCACCTCTGCTGAATGTAGAACATCCCCCTTGAGAGAGTTTTACCAATCATCGCTCCAGCTGCACAGAAGCTCCAACATGTTCAGCTGCTTCTGCACAGAGCACAATGTGCAGGAGTGTGCATCACACATCAGTCAG GAGCTGTTATCGCTTGGCCTCACACCAGTTTGGACCGAGTTGTCGTGCAGGTCAGAGCTAAATGTCACGGCTGTGATAAATTGCATGTATGACCTGATTCAGCTGCATCGTCGAAGCATCCGAACACTGGAAAACTTGGAAGTGGAACATCACAAGTTGAGCAGCAATGTGGCCTTTCTTCAGCTCACCAGTACCAGACAAACG GAGCAGCTCGAGGTTTGCAAAAGAGAAAACGCGGGGCTCGTTGAGAAAGAACGGCAGCTTCAGCTGAAAGTGAAAAGTTTGCAGAATGCTGTGAGAAATGAAAAGGAAGAG GTGCATAAACTTCAGAGCATAATTGCAAGTCGTGCGAGTCAGTACAACCatgagatgaagaagaaggaaaaagaattTAACAAACTAAAAGAGCATCTGCATCAACTTCTGGTCGgtaaaaaggagaagaaacaaG CTATTGATGTGTTAAATAACATTGGAAGAGCAGATGGAAAGAGAAGCCTTTGGAAAACTGAAAAGACAGAAGCAAA aCATGAAGGCGAGATGTACAGAACTCTGCTGAGTGACTACGACGCCCGGCAGAGGGAGCTGGAAGTGGAAAATGCAGAGATGAGGAAAGTGTTGCAGCAAATGAAAAAAGACATGATGTCTGTTCTAAGTTCAACCAAATTGACTGTGACGAATGATAAACAAGCAGATGACGGCGTACAG GCTGACTCgggcgaggaagaggaagtgctTGACTCCAGTAAGGAAAGCGTAGAGCTGCACTGTGTTCATGCTCGGGAGAAGCTGACTAACAGTATTCGCCTCCAGTGGAGAAGACTCAAGAATCATGTAGAAAGACTGGACAGCCAAG CATCTTTGGCTCAGGTGGATGAGAGTAAAACTTTAGCTGTTCCTCGAGAGACTCACGAGGAGGAAATGAACAGATTGAAGCTGGAGATCCAGCAGTGCAAAGACTTTATCCAAACACAgcaacagctgctgcag cagcagctcagctctCCATGTGATGAGGAGACTGGTTCTTTGTTGAGTGACCGCTACATGTCCCAGGAGACAGAGCGCCTCAGAGAGGAGTGGAGGACCTTAGAGGAACAGAGAAAGATctttgagagggagagaaggaacTTCACAGAAGCAGCCATAAGACTGAGTCATGAG AGGAAGGCCTTTGAGGAGGATCGTGCGACATGGCTGAAACACCAGTTTTTAAACTCAAGTCCATTTGCAGACTCAAAGAAACCTCAGATGTCAAAGTCTAAAAGTGCCTTTTTAATAT cAGCTGAAACAGAAGCAAGTGGGACAATGGATCCAGAAGAGCTCGTCAAATGTCCATCTGACACGACTTCTCCTGCACACGGATGTTTCCCACTCACATCACCATCCACAGCCATCACGTCACGCACTGTTCCTTATCCCAGGAAAAAG CTCGAGCAAACCGAAGACAAAGACTACTGA
- the LOC122780807 gene encoding afadin- and alpha-actinin-binding protein-like isoform X3 — protein sequence MPESSLVKDIHGTSAECRTSPLREFYQSSLQLHRSSNMFSCFCTEHNVQECASHISQELLSLGLTPVWTELSCRSELNVTAVINCMYDLIQLHRRSIRTLENLEVEHHKLSSNVAFLQLTSTRQTEQLEVCKRENAGLVEKERQLQLKVKSLQNAVRNEKEEVHKLQSIIASRASQYNHEMKKKEKEFNKLKEHLHQLLVGKKEKKQAIDVLNNIGRADGKRSLWKTEKTEAKHEGEMYRTLLSDYDARQRELEVENAEMRKVLQQMKKDMMSVLSSTKLTVTNDKQADDGVQADSGEEEEVLDSSKESVELHCVHAREKLTNSIRLQWRRLKNHVERLDSQASLAQVDESKTLAVPRETHEEEMNRLKLEIQQCKDFIQTQQQLLQQQLSSPCDEETGSLLSDRYMSQETERLREEWRTLEEQRKIFERERRNFTEAAIRLSHERKAFEEDRATWLKHQFLNSSPFADSKKPQMSKSKSAFLISETEASGTMDPEELVKCPSDTTSPAHGCFPLTSPSTAITSRTVPYPRKKLEQTEDKDY from the exons ATGCCAGAGTCCTCGCTGG TCAAGGACATTCACGGCACCTCTGCTGAATGTAGAACATCCCCCTTGAGAGAGTTTTACCAATCATCGCTCCAGCTGCACAGAAGCTCCAACATGTTCAGCTGCTTCTGCACAGAGCACAATGTGCAGGAGTGTGCATCACACATCAGTCAG GAGCTGTTATCGCTTGGCCTCACACCAGTTTGGACCGAGTTGTCGTGCAGGTCAGAGCTAAATGTCACGGCTGTGATAAATTGCATGTATGACCTGATTCAGCTGCATCGTCGAAGCATCCGAACACTGGAAAACTTGGAAGTGGAACATCACAAGTTGAGCAGCAATGTGGCCTTTCTTCAGCTCACCAGTACCAGACAAACG GAGCAGCTCGAGGTTTGCAAAAGAGAAAACGCGGGGCTCGTTGAGAAAGAACGGCAGCTTCAGCTGAAAGTGAAAAGTTTGCAGAATGCTGTGAGAAATGAAAAGGAAGAG GTGCATAAACTTCAGAGCATAATTGCAAGTCGTGCGAGTCAGTACAACCatgagatgaagaagaaggaaaaagaattTAACAAACTAAAAGAGCATCTGCATCAACTTCTGGTCGgtaaaaaggagaagaaacaaG CTATTGATGTGTTAAATAACATTGGAAGAGCAGATGGAAAGAGAAGCCTTTGGAAAACTGAAAAGACAGAAGCAAA aCATGAAGGCGAGATGTACAGAACTCTGCTGAGTGACTACGACGCCCGGCAGAGGGAGCTGGAAGTGGAAAATGCAGAGATGAGGAAAGTGTTGCAGCAAATGAAAAAAGACATGATGTCTGTTCTAAGTTCAACCAAATTGACTGTGACGAATGATAAACAAGCAGATGACGGCGTACAG GCTGACTCgggcgaggaagaggaagtgctTGACTCCAGTAAGGAAAGCGTAGAGCTGCACTGTGTTCATGCTCGGGAGAAGCTGACTAACAGTATTCGCCTCCAGTGGAGAAGACTCAAGAATCATGTAGAAAGACTGGACAGCCAAG CATCTTTGGCTCAGGTGGATGAGAGTAAAACTTTAGCTGTTCCTCGAGAGACTCACGAGGAGGAAATGAACAGATTGAAGCTGGAGATCCAGCAGTGCAAAGACTTTATCCAAACACAgcaacagctgctgcag cagcagctcagctctCCATGTGATGAGGAGACTGGTTCTTTGTTGAGTGACCGCTACATGTCCCAGGAGACAGAGCGCCTCAGAGAGGAGTGGAGGACCTTAGAGGAACAGAGAAAGATctttgagagggagagaaggaacTTCACAGAAGCAGCCATAAGACTGAGTCATGAG AGGAAGGCCTTTGAGGAGGATCGTGCGACATGGCTGAAACACCAGTTTTTAAACTCAAGTCCATTTGCAGACTCAAAGAAACCTCAGATGTCAAAGTCTAAAAGTGCCTTTTTAATAT CTGAAACAGAAGCAAGTGGGACAATGGATCCAGAAGAGCTCGTCAAATGTCCATCTGACACGACTTCTCCTGCACACGGATGTTTCCCACTCACATCACCATCCACAGCCATCACGTCACGCACTGTTCCTTATCCCAGGAAAAAG CTCGAGCAAACCGAAGACAAAGACTACTGA
- the LOC122780807 gene encoding afadin- and alpha-actinin-binding protein-like isoform X2, whose translation MPESSLVKDIHGTSAECRTSPLREFYQSSLQLHRSSNMFSCFCTEHNVQECASHISQELLSLGLTPVWTELSCRSELNVTAVINCMYDLIQLHRRSIRTLENLEVEHHKLSSNVAFLQLTSTRQTEQLEVCKRENAGLVEKERQLQLKVKSLQNAVRNEKEEVHKLQSIIASRASQYNHEMKKKEKEFNKLKEHLHQLLVGKKEKKQAIDVLNNIGRADGKRSLWKTEKTEAKHEGEMYRTLLSDYDARQRELEVENAEMRKVLQQMKKDMMSVLSSTKLTVTNDKQADDGVQADSGEEEEVLDSSKESVELHCVHAREKLTNSIRLQWRRLKNHVERLDSQASLAQVDESKTLAVPRETHEEEMNRLKLEIQQCKDFIQTQQQLLQQLSSPCDEETGSLLSDRYMSQETERLREEWRTLEEQRKIFERERRNFTEAAIRLSHERKAFEEDRATWLKHQFLNSSPFADSKKPQMSKSKSAFLISAETEASGTMDPEELVKCPSDTTSPAHGCFPLTSPSTAITSRTVPYPRKKLEQTEDKDY comes from the exons ATGCCAGAGTCCTCGCTGG TCAAGGACATTCACGGCACCTCTGCTGAATGTAGAACATCCCCCTTGAGAGAGTTTTACCAATCATCGCTCCAGCTGCACAGAAGCTCCAACATGTTCAGCTGCTTCTGCACAGAGCACAATGTGCAGGAGTGTGCATCACACATCAGTCAG GAGCTGTTATCGCTTGGCCTCACACCAGTTTGGACCGAGTTGTCGTGCAGGTCAGAGCTAAATGTCACGGCTGTGATAAATTGCATGTATGACCTGATTCAGCTGCATCGTCGAAGCATCCGAACACTGGAAAACTTGGAAGTGGAACATCACAAGTTGAGCAGCAATGTGGCCTTTCTTCAGCTCACCAGTACCAGACAAACG GAGCAGCTCGAGGTTTGCAAAAGAGAAAACGCGGGGCTCGTTGAGAAAGAACGGCAGCTTCAGCTGAAAGTGAAAAGTTTGCAGAATGCTGTGAGAAATGAAAAGGAAGAG GTGCATAAACTTCAGAGCATAATTGCAAGTCGTGCGAGTCAGTACAACCatgagatgaagaagaaggaaaaagaattTAACAAACTAAAAGAGCATCTGCATCAACTTCTGGTCGgtaaaaaggagaagaaacaaG CTATTGATGTGTTAAATAACATTGGAAGAGCAGATGGAAAGAGAAGCCTTTGGAAAACTGAAAAGACAGAAGCAAA aCATGAAGGCGAGATGTACAGAACTCTGCTGAGTGACTACGACGCCCGGCAGAGGGAGCTGGAAGTGGAAAATGCAGAGATGAGGAAAGTGTTGCAGCAAATGAAAAAAGACATGATGTCTGTTCTAAGTTCAACCAAATTGACTGTGACGAATGATAAACAAGCAGATGACGGCGTACAG GCTGACTCgggcgaggaagaggaagtgctTGACTCCAGTAAGGAAAGCGTAGAGCTGCACTGTGTTCATGCTCGGGAGAAGCTGACTAACAGTATTCGCCTCCAGTGGAGAAGACTCAAGAATCATGTAGAAAGACTGGACAGCCAAG CATCTTTGGCTCAGGTGGATGAGAGTAAAACTTTAGCTGTTCCTCGAGAGACTCACGAGGAGGAAATGAACAGATTGAAGCTGGAGATCCAGCAGTGCAAAGACTTTATCCAAACACAgcaacagctgctgcag cagctcagctctCCATGTGATGAGGAGACTGGTTCTTTGTTGAGTGACCGCTACATGTCCCAGGAGACAGAGCGCCTCAGAGAGGAGTGGAGGACCTTAGAGGAACAGAGAAAGATctttgagagggagagaaggaacTTCACAGAAGCAGCCATAAGACTGAGTCATGAG AGGAAGGCCTTTGAGGAGGATCGTGCGACATGGCTGAAACACCAGTTTTTAAACTCAAGTCCATTTGCAGACTCAAAGAAACCTCAGATGTCAAAGTCTAAAAGTGCCTTTTTAATAT cAGCTGAAACAGAAGCAAGTGGGACAATGGATCCAGAAGAGCTCGTCAAATGTCCATCTGACACGACTTCTCCTGCACACGGATGTTTCCCACTCACATCACCATCCACAGCCATCACGTCACGCACTGTTCCTTATCCCAGGAAAAAG CTCGAGCAAACCGAAGACAAAGACTACTGA
- the LOC122780807 gene encoding afadin- and alpha-actinin-binding protein-like isoform X4: MFSCFCTEHNVQECASHISQELLSLGLTPVWTELSCRSELNVTAVINCMYDLIQLHRRSIRTLENLEVEHHKLSSNVAFLQLTSTRQTEQLEVCKRENAGLVEKERQLQLKVKSLQNAVRNEKEEVHKLQSIIASRASQYNHEMKKKEKEFNKLKEHLHQLLVGKKEKKQAIDVLNNIGRADGKRSLWKTEKTEAKHEGEMYRTLLSDYDARQRELEVENAEMRKVLQQMKKDMMSVLSSTKLTVTNDKQADDGVQADSGEEEEVLDSSKESVELHCVHAREKLTNSIRLQWRRLKNHVERLDSQASLAQVDESKTLAVPRETHEEEMNRLKLEIQQCKDFIQTQQQLLQQQLSSPCDEETGSLLSDRYMSQETERLREEWRTLEEQRKIFERERRNFTEAAIRLSHERKAFEEDRATWLKHQFLNSSPFADSKKPQMSKSKSAFLISAETEASGTMDPEELVKCPSDTTSPAHGCFPLTSPSTAITSRTVPYPRKKLEQTEDKDY; this comes from the exons ATGTTCAGCTGCTTCTGCACAGAGCACAATGTGCAGGAGTGTGCATCACACATCAGTCAG GAGCTGTTATCGCTTGGCCTCACACCAGTTTGGACCGAGTTGTCGTGCAGGTCAGAGCTAAATGTCACGGCTGTGATAAATTGCATGTATGACCTGATTCAGCTGCATCGTCGAAGCATCCGAACACTGGAAAACTTGGAAGTGGAACATCACAAGTTGAGCAGCAATGTGGCCTTTCTTCAGCTCACCAGTACCAGACAAACG GAGCAGCTCGAGGTTTGCAAAAGAGAAAACGCGGGGCTCGTTGAGAAAGAACGGCAGCTTCAGCTGAAAGTGAAAAGTTTGCAGAATGCTGTGAGAAATGAAAAGGAAGAG GTGCATAAACTTCAGAGCATAATTGCAAGTCGTGCGAGTCAGTACAACCatgagatgaagaagaaggaaaaagaattTAACAAACTAAAAGAGCATCTGCATCAACTTCTGGTCGgtaaaaaggagaagaaacaaG CTATTGATGTGTTAAATAACATTGGAAGAGCAGATGGAAAGAGAAGCCTTTGGAAAACTGAAAAGACAGAAGCAAA aCATGAAGGCGAGATGTACAGAACTCTGCTGAGTGACTACGACGCCCGGCAGAGGGAGCTGGAAGTGGAAAATGCAGAGATGAGGAAAGTGTTGCAGCAAATGAAAAAAGACATGATGTCTGTTCTAAGTTCAACCAAATTGACTGTGACGAATGATAAACAAGCAGATGACGGCGTACAG GCTGACTCgggcgaggaagaggaagtgctTGACTCCAGTAAGGAAAGCGTAGAGCTGCACTGTGTTCATGCTCGGGAGAAGCTGACTAACAGTATTCGCCTCCAGTGGAGAAGACTCAAGAATCATGTAGAAAGACTGGACAGCCAAG CATCTTTGGCTCAGGTGGATGAGAGTAAAACTTTAGCTGTTCCTCGAGAGACTCACGAGGAGGAAATGAACAGATTGAAGCTGGAGATCCAGCAGTGCAAAGACTTTATCCAAACACAgcaacagctgctgcag cagcagctcagctctCCATGTGATGAGGAGACTGGTTCTTTGTTGAGTGACCGCTACATGTCCCAGGAGACAGAGCGCCTCAGAGAGGAGTGGAGGACCTTAGAGGAACAGAGAAAGATctttgagagggagagaaggaacTTCACAGAAGCAGCCATAAGACTGAGTCATGAG AGGAAGGCCTTTGAGGAGGATCGTGCGACATGGCTGAAACACCAGTTTTTAAACTCAAGTCCATTTGCAGACTCAAAGAAACCTCAGATGTCAAAGTCTAAAAGTGCCTTTTTAATAT cAGCTGAAACAGAAGCAAGTGGGACAATGGATCCAGAAGAGCTCGTCAAATGTCCATCTGACACGACTTCTCCTGCACACGGATGTTTCCCACTCACATCACCATCCACAGCCATCACGTCACGCACTGTTCCTTATCCCAGGAAAAAG CTCGAGCAAACCGAAGACAAAGACTACTGA